In a genomic window of Oreochromis aureus strain Israel breed Guangdong linkage group 13, ZZ_aureus, whole genome shotgun sequence:
- the dnaaf10 gene encoding WD repeat-containing protein 92 — translation MSSPLSKPQIITHIQKSLNYTVFDSKWIPCSAKFVCLGNFPSGTGVIQIYEVHQGEAQLIKEVEKPKAIKCGTFGATSLQQRHIATGDFDGNLNIWNLETPDVPVYAVKAHKEIVNSIDGVGGLGIGDGAPEIVTGSRDGTVKVWDPRQKDSPVANMEPMEGETKRDCWTVAFGHAFNDQDRCVCAGYDNGDIKLFDLRNMSLRWETNIKNGVCCVEFDRKDINMNKLVATSLEGKFHVFDMRTQHPTKGFASVSEKAHKSTIWQVRHLPQNRDIFMTTGGAGNLHLWKYEYPAQRCKKDSDGVDVGVAGSVNLLQNVTLSTQPIASLDWSPDKQGLCVCSGFDQSVRVLIVTKLNIV, via the exons ATGTCATCGCCGCTGTCGAAGCCTCAGATTATTACGCATATTCAGAAGAGTTTGAACTATACGGTTTTTGACAGTAAATGGATTCCCTGCAGCGCGAAGTTTGTCTGTCTGGGAAACTTTCCTAGTGGAACCGGAGTGATTCAAATATATGAAGTTCACCAAGGCGAGGCTCAGCTCATAAAGGAG GTAGAGAAACCTAAAGCTATAAAGTGTGGAACATTTGGGGCCACGTCTCTTCAGCAAAGACACATAGCAACGGGGGATTTTGATGGAAATCTCAATATATG GAATCTAGAGACCCCGGATGTGCCCGTATATGCTGTAAAGGCCCACAAAGAGATAGTGAATAGTATTGATGGTGTTGGTGGTCTGGGGATTGGTGATGGTGCGCCTGAGATCGTCACCGGAAGCAGAGATG GTACAGTAAAAGTGTGGGATCCGAGACAGAAGGATTCCCCTGTAGCCAACATGGAGCCAATGGAAGGAGAAACCAAGAGGGACTGCTGGACTGTTGCTTTTG gTCATGCCTTTAATGATCAGGACCGCTGTGTTTGTGCTGGATATGACAATGGTGACATCAAACTCTTCGATCTGCGGAATATGTCTCTACGGTGGGAAACCAACATTAAAAATGGG GTATGTTGCGTGGAGTTTGACAGGAAAGACATCAACATGAACAAGCTGGTGGCCACTTCACTGGAGGGAAAATTCCACGTTTTTGACATGAGGACCCAGCACCCTACCAAAGGCTTCGCCTCTGTTTCTGAAAAG GCTCATAAGTCGACGATTTGGCAGGTGAGACATTTGCCTCAGAACAGAGACATCTTTATGACCACAGGAGGAGCCGGGAACCTACATCTATGGAAATA TGAGTATCCTGCTCAGAGATGCAAGAAAGACTCTGATGGTGTTGACGTAGGTGTAGCTGGATCTGTCAACCTCTTACAGAATGTCACTCTGTCTACTCAGCCAATTGCCAGCCTGGACTGGAGCCCAGACAAGCagggcctgtgtgtgtgttcgggtTTTGACCAGTCTGTCCGTGTACTTATTGTCACTAAACTCAACATAGTTTAA
- the LOC116324831 gene encoding calcineurin subunit B type 1, translated as MGNEASYPLEMCSHFDADEIKRLGKRFKKLDLDNSGSLSVEEFMSLPELQQNPLVQRVIDIFDTDGNGEVDFKEFIEGVSQFSVKGDKEQKLRFAFRIYDMDKDGYISNGELFQVLKMMVGNNLKDTQLQQIVDKTIINADKDGDGRISFEEFCAVVGGLDIHKKMVVDV; from the exons TCGATGCTGATGAGATTAAGAGGCTAGGGAAGAGGTTTAAGAAACTCGACCTAGATAACTCTGGCTCACTCAGCGTGGAGGAGTTCATGTCTCTGCCAGAGCTGCAACAGAACCCGCTGGTGCAAAGGGTTATCGACATATTCGACACGGATGGGAATGGAGAAGTGGACTTTAAAG AGTTTATCGAGGGTGTCTCACAGTTCAGCGTTAAGGGGGACAAAGAGCAGAAGCTTCGGT TTGCTTTTAGGATCTATGACATGGACAAGGATGGCTACATCTCCAATGGCGAGCTCTTCCAGGTTCTGAAGATGATGGTAGGCAACAACCTGAAGGACACGCAGCTCCAGCAGATCGTGGACAAGACCATTATCAATGCAGACAAGGACGGAGACGGCAGGATATCCTTTGAAGAGTTCTGTGCA GTGGTTGGTGGCCTCGATATACACAAAAAGATGGTGGTGGATGTGTGA
- the pno1 gene encoding RNA-binding protein PNO1 yields MDNDKNPVPDAVAPQESKDDADSFTKVKSKKSQKRKREQDGASMDTEEPVASKRPQFPPISGDKLRGSDEMRKIPVPAHRYTPLKDNWLKIFTPIVENLQLQVRFNLKTRNVEIKTCKETQDITSLQRAADFVKAFVLGFQVEDALALIRLDELFLESFDVTDVKPLKGDHLSRAIGRIAGKGGKTKFTIENVTKTRIVLADTKVHVLGSFQNIKMARTAICNLILGSPPSKVYGNIRVVASRTAERF; encoded by the exons ATGGACAACGACAAAAACCCAGTCCCGGACGCTGTAGCACCCCAGGAGAGCAAAGATGACGCCGATTCTTTCACAAAGGTTAAGTCGAAAAAGTCTCAGAAGCGAAAACGTGAACAAGATGGAGCGAGCATGGACACAGAGGAGCCCGTGGCAAGCAAACGACCGCAGTTTCCGCCCATTTCAGGAGACAAATTACGG gGATCAGATGAGATGCGCAAAATCCCAGTTCCagctcacagatacacaccGCTGAAAGATAACTGGCTGAAGATTTTCACTCCCATTGTAGAGAACCTACAACTTCAAGTTAGATTCAACCTCAAAACAAGGAATGTTGAAATCAAG ACATGTAAAGAAACACAGGACATCACCTCACTCCAAAGAGCGGCTGATTTTGTTAAAGCGTTTGTTCTCGGATTTCAGGTTGAA GATGCTCTGGCTCTCATTAGATTAGATGAGCTCTTCCTTGAAAGCTTTGATGTCACAGACG TGAAACCTCTGAAGGGAGACCACTTATCCAGAGCTATTGGAAGAATAGCAGGGAAGGGAGGAAAAACCAAATTCACCATTGAAAACGTCACAAAGACTCGCATTGTGCTTGCAGACAC AAAAGTTCACGTATTAGGATCTTTCCAGAATATCAAGATGGCCCGGACAGCGATATGCAACTTAATCTTAG GAAGTCCACCTTCAAAGGTCTATGGCAACATCAGAGTGGTGGCTAGCAGGACTGCAGAGAGATTCTAA